The DNA sequence TTCGTTAGAGGTAAGGAAGAGGGCGGGCCTTAGATTGATACTATCCAATCAAATTGCGAATTTTCCGGAACTTCTACATTTAGTCCAATAAACACGCCAGAATTTATGACGTGGAGGATGAAAACAAATGAGACGTTCGTAAACAGGAAGCTTCCGAGAGTACCGACGTGTCCCATGATTTGGGTGTCTGTTTATTATAATCCAATGTGTATTGCAAAACTTTTTAGGCATCTGCACCGTGAACATTTGAATGTACTCTAATGTAGCTAGCTAAATACAGATATTAAGTTTAAAGGGGAGTTTCATCTTAAAGTAATTAAAGAAATTTCTGCCATGCATGTGTTCGTGCCGTGGAAATTCTATACATTCTTAGTTCCTGCGTTTTTTTCTGACTGTCTTAACATTTTGTACGTTTTCCTTTGGATTGTTATTTTCGTACTCATTTTTTTATTGGCCAACTATAATTTACACTACATGCAGACCTCTTGAATGTTCAATAACATCCGGTCAATAAAATACAGTAGAAAATAAATGTCTTAGGATATTTAAATAGCTCACATCTAGCTTATTAATGTATGAAAAAATTCTCAGTAAAATACactatttattaatttaatatacATGGAATAGCAATAAAAACTACAACAAATGGTAAGTTCCCGTGCGATCGGGCATTAGACTAGAAGAAGCAACATCAGTTAATAAAtgtgcaaacaaaaacaaacgcCATTGTGCTGTACGTCACAGAGAAACTTGGCTTCGTGAAACGTGCAGTGCTCCGCCATTTTCCTGTACGGCCGTGGGACTTCCCTTGGTTAATATCTATTGTAGTGTGGAAATTAGTTATTGCAAGTATCCATTACATTTTAGCAAGGTAAGATGGTAATCTCATGCGCTGCTGTAAACTGCACTAATCGTCAAGGCAAAGTGGATAAAACCGAGGTGTCATTTCATAGGTAAGGTCAGCATTACCCAAAGCGACAGACGTGGACATTTGGCTTTTCACAATAATGTGTTATTAGGGTGTCATTTAACATACTATAGGAACGGAACTAGCTATTATCAACACCTGTCATTAAAACGGCACTAAAATTGTAGTTCAGTCGTATCCTTGCCAGTTTAACGGACTAAGCAACTTCTACTCGATTTTTGGTGACACGTTTCACAAGGTGGCGTGATGTGTATTCGgtacagcagggggcagtattACATTTCTAATTGCGCCCCGACGGTCTGGTTCTGCTAGCACAGAATATGTTGAGAGGTGGTTAAAAACGTGATTTGGCTACCAAATGGACAACGTAGCAGTTTGTAATATATATTACActttaataaaaatacatgtGATATTACATAACTGTATTTGTGATGTTTTCCTTTGACACCACATTTAAACAATATGAACATCTTTTACTTCTTTTGACACCAGAATTTCTCTTTCACTGGTCCATTATCAAGAATTGCTTTTCTGTGATGTTATTGGATCTTTAATATCTAGAGGAtttaaaaaacagcaacaaatcTGTGTGCCTACGTTTCCAGGTTCCCCATAAAAAATGCAAGCCGTTTAGCCAAATGGAAACGGGCGGTGAGGCGGGAGAACTGGATGCCCAACAAgtactccttcctgtgcagccgACACTTTACCCCAGACAGCTTCCTGCCGGGCTGTGAGGACCAACACAGGCAGCTCAAGGCCGGTGCTGTGCCGAGCATCTTTGACTTCAGCCCCGTGGACAAGGGCACAAGGGGCAGCATCCGCAAGAAACTGCTGAGTGCACAGGAGTcagaggatgaggaggaagaggcagCAGCGGCCTATAAAAGGCCTACGCAGAGTTACAGAGGGCAGTCAAAGGGAATAAGAATTTCCTCAATACCGGGTTACAATGATCACACCGGTGCTGTCATCTCTGGTCCTGATACTAACCCGGCGGCCCCTGGTGGCTTGCCTCCGCAGCCCCTGAGTCAGCAGACTGTAGGAGAGTGGTCTCTGGATGGAGAGGAGGAGGTCTTCAAGCCCTCATCCTGCGACCTCATCGATGCCTTGCACTCTTACAGCAGCACCTCCCGCCCGGAACGAGGCCACTGCAGGCACTGGGGtcgcagccctggcggagcggCGTGTGCCAAACCGGGGGAAAGGGCACCCCTCACGGCCAGACCAACGGGGCCACGTCAGAGGGGCGTGACACGACGGCATCACCGGCCAGGATTACAGATACGGAGGTTGAGGAGGCGTTTGGGAATCCCCACAGGTGACCTGGCTGTATGGATAGTGCACCTTCCAGAGCTCAGATGAGCCAAAAAGATTTAGACTACAAAAGGCCTCTCATTGTTGCATGTCACTCTGCTGTGATAACAAAAAGCAAAGTccaatttgttttaatttataaaGATTCCTTATTACACCCACTAAAATGCTAAAAAGCAGTTTACTGAGAGAGCTGGGTTCAATTTTACctgtatatttataatacttTTAGTACAAGATTTAAATTCTTACGTattactgaaatgaaatgaatgaaaataacCACTTTTCAGGAAATGCGCTGAATTATTTGTACCTCATACTGCCACGATAGACAGCAGAAA is a window from the Paramormyrops kingsleyae isolate MSU_618 chromosome 21, PKINGS_0.4, whole genome shotgun sequence genome containing:
- the thap4 gene encoding peroxynitrite isomerase THAP4 isoform X1, whose protein sequence is MVISCAAVNCTNRQGKVDKTEVSFHRFPIKNASRLAKWKRAVRRENWMPNKYSFLCSRHFTPDSFLPGCEDQHRQLKAGAVPSIFDFSPVDKGTRGSIRKKLLSAQESEDEEEEAAAAYKRPTQSYRGQSKGIRISSIPGYNDHTGAVISGPDTNPAAPGGLPPQPLSQQTVGEWSLDGEEEVFKPSSCDLIDALHSYSSTSRPERGHCRHWGRSPGGAACAKPGERAPLTARPTGPRQRGVTRRHHRPGLQIRRLRRRLGIPTEAPLNPAIAPLDWLLGSWESDEPGEGSFPTIAPFRYTETLHFSQVGQPVINFMFNAFHAESKKPLHRECGFIRIQPGTNRVAFIIAQNSGLVEIEEGQLAGQLLSLQSQALARASFSKEPHVQQISRLFQLRADGKLEQTVSMATGDQPLTQHLHIIYRRSS
- the thap4 gene encoding peroxynitrite isomerase THAP4 isoform X2, which produces MPNKYSFLCSRHFTPDSFLPGCEDQHRQLKAGAVPSIFDFSPVDKGTRGSIRKKLLSAQESEDEEEEAAAAYKRPTQSYRGQSKGIRISSIPGYNDHTGAVISGPDTNPAAPGGLPPQPLSQQTVGEWSLDGEEEVFKPSSCDLIDALHSYSSTSRPERGHCRHWGRSPGGAACAKPGERAPLTARPTGPRQRGVTRRHHRPGLQIRRLRRRLGIPTEAPLNPAIAPLDWLLGSWESDEPGEGSFPTIAPFRYTETLHFSQVGQPVINFMFNAFHAESKKPLHRECGFIRIQPGTNRVAFIIAQNSGLVEIEEGQLAGQLLSLQSQALARASFSKEPHVQQISRLFQLRADGKLEQTVSMATGDQPLTQHLHIIYRRSS